In Populus nigra chromosome 1, ddPopNigr1.1, whole genome shotgun sequence, one genomic interval encodes:
- the LOC133691439 gene encoding uncharacterized protein LOC133691439, producing the protein MAIESVGGSIVSKIAELLVEPAIRQFRYIFCFNNFVQEFDEQMMNLALAFYRLQDAVDVAKRNAEEIEIDVNKWLEDAKNEIEGVNRLQNEKREIGKCFTWCPNPTRQFKLSNALAKKTETLRKLEENSRKFPQVSHKAPLQEIKFLPSKEFMLSKSSEEAFERVMKALKDDNVNMIGLYGMGGVGKTTLVNEVGRRAKELQLFDEVLMATLSQNPNVTGIQDRMADRLGLHFDKITEEGRADLLWHRLKTEKKMLIILDDVWKYINLKEIGIPFGDAHRGCKILLTTRLEDICSSMDCQEKVFLRVLSENEAWALFKINAGLRDEDSDLNRVAKEVARECKGLPIALVTVGRALRDKSAVEWEVAFDQLKKSQFPDMEQIDEQKNAYACLKLSYDYLKHEKTKLCFLLCCLFPEDYNIPIEDLTRYAVGYGLHQDVESIEDARKRVYVAIKNLKACCMLLGTETEEYVKMHDLVRDVAIQIASSEKYGFMVKAGFGLKEWPMRNKSFEGCTVISLMGNKLTDLPEGLMCPQLKVLLLELDRGLNVPERFFEGMKEIEVLSLKGGCFSLQSLQFSTNLQSLLLMECKCKDLIWLRKLQRLEILGFIGRDSSEELPGEMGELKELRLLDVTGCRNLGRIPVNLIGSLKKLEELLIGRNSFKEWDVVGTSRGGMNASLTELNSLSHLAVLSLKIPKVESIPRDFVFPRLLKYDIVLGIELLYKKYPTAKTRLYLGEINATSLNAKTFEQLFPTVSQIVFMRVKGLRNIVLSSDQMTTHGHGSQKDLLQRLEHVKVEKCGDIRTLFPAKWRQAMKNLKSVEIYECESLEEVFELGEADEGTNWVRLRLLSSLTTLQLHRLPELKWIWKGPIKHVSLQSLIHLELSFLDKLTFIFTPSLAQSLIHLETLQIKHCDELKRLIREKDDEGEIIPKSFCFPRLKILRLIYCIKLEYVFPVSVSLNLQNLEEMEIYFYGNLKQVFYSGEGEDIIVKSKIKDGIINFPQLRKLYLSKCSFFGPKDFAAQLPSLQCLSISGHEDGGNLFAQLRGFMNLKEISIENLEGVLDLMQVEHLVTNRRGGHELSLVSLETLHLNLLPDLRCIWKGLVPSNLTTLEVKKCDRLTHVFTNSIIASLIQLKFLDISNCEELEQIIAKDNDDENDQILSGSDLKSSCFPNLCRLEIRGCNKLKSLFPVAMASGLKKLQILRVRESPQLLGVFGQGDHASTVNVEKEMMLPDLQELLLVQLPSISCFSHGCYDFLFPHLRKLEVDGCPKLTTTFATTSNDSISAQSEGFMNLKKISIGNMKGVQDLMQVGRLVTKRRRGHELSLVSLETLHLNLLPDMRCIWKGLVPSNLTTLKVKKCDRLTHAFTNSMIASLIQLKFLDISNCEELEQIIAKDNDDENDQILSGSDLQSSCFPNLCRLEIRGCNKLKSLFPVAMASGLKKLRILRVRESSQLLGVFGQGDHALTVNVEEEIVLPDLQELLLVQLPSISCFSPGCYNFFFPCLSILRVCQCPKLTTESATTSNDSMSAQSEGFMNLKKISIANLKGVQDLMQVGRLVTNRRSRHELSLVSLETLNLNLLPDMRCIWKGLVPSNLTTLKVKKCDRLTHVFTNSMIASLIQLKFLDISNCEELEQIIAKDNDDEKDQILSGSDLQSSCFPNLCRLEIRGCNKLKSLFPVAMASSLKKLRILRVRESPQLLGVFGQGDHASAVNVEKEMVLPDLQELLLVQLPSISCFSHGCYDFIFPCLLMLEVRQCPKLTTKFATTSNGSMSAQSEVSQVAEGSSTGCSVPTSTCRNWTRNKGWEEKEEEDGVGHDD; encoded by the exons ATGGCTATCGAAAGTGTTGGTGGATCCATTGTATCTAAGATAGCAGAACTCTTGGTGGAACCAGCAATAAGGCAGTTCCGTTACATCTTCTGTTTCAACAATTTTGTTCAAGAATTCGATGAACAAATGATGAATCTGGCTTTGGCATTTTATCGTCTGCAAGATGCTGTCGACGTTGCTAAAAGGAATGCTgaagaaattgagattgatgtcAACAAATGGCTggaagatgcaaaaaacgaaattgAAGGTGTGAATCGTTTGCAAAATGAAAAAAGGGAAATTGGCAAATGCTTTACTTGGTGTCCAAATCCGACGCGACAATTCAAGTTAAGCAATGCACTGGCAAAGAAGACGGAGACTTTGagaaaacttgaagaaaataGCAGAAAATTTCCACAAGTGTCCCACAAAGCACCTCTTCAAGAGATAAAATTTCTTCCATCAAAGGAATTCATGCTCTCAAAATCGTCAGAAGAAGCTTTCGAACGGGTTATGAAAGCTCTCAAAGATGACAATGTCAATATGATCGGACTGTACGGCATGGGAGGGGTGGGTAAAACCACCCTGGTGAATGAAGTGGGCAGGAGAGCCAAAGAGTTGCAGCTGTTTGATGAAGTTTTGATGGCTACACTGTCCCAGAATCCAAATGTCACAGGCATCCAGGATCGAATGGCAGATCGTTTAGGTCTGCATTTTGACAAAATTACCGAGGAAGGGAGAGCAGATCTATTATGGCACAGACTGAAGACAGAGAAGAAGATGCTTATAATCCTGGATgatgtttggaaatatattaacttGAAAGAGATAGGGATCCCATTTGGTGATGCTCACAGGGGTTGTAAAATTCTTCTAACAACACGTCTTGAAGACATATGTTCTTCTATGGATTGCCAGGAAAAAGTGTTTTTAAGAGTCCTGTCTGAAAATGAAGCATGGgctttattcaaaataaatgcaGGTTTACGTGATGAGGACTCTGACTTGAACAGAGTGGCAAAGGAGGTTGCGAGAGAATGTAAAGGATTGCCTATAGCACTTGTGACAGTGGGAAGGGCTCTAAGAGATAAATCTGCAGTTGAGTGGGAAGTAGCATTTGATCAGCTAAAAAAGTCTCAATTTCCGGACATGGAACAAATTGATGAACAAAAAAATGCATATGCATGTCTTAAGTTGAGCTATGATTATTTGAAGCACGAGAAAACCAAGTTATGTTTCTTGCTATGCTGTTTATTTCCAGAAGATTACAACATTCCAATTGAGGACTTGACAAGATACGCAGTTGGCTATGGGTTACATCAAGATGTGGAGTCCATTGAAGATGCAAGGAAACGAGTTTATGTGGCAATCAAAAACCTCAAAGCTTGTTGTATGCTGTTAGGAACTGAAACTGAAGAATATGTCAAAATGCATGACTTGGTTCGTGATGTTGCTATTCAGATAGCATCATCAGAAAAATACGGATTCATGGTAAAGGCTGGCTTTGGGTTGAAGGAGTGGCCAATGAGGAATAAAAGCTTTGAAGGTTGTACAGTAATCTCGTTAATGGGCAATAAACTAACAGATCTTCCTGAAGGATTGATGTGTCCACAGCTCAAAGTTCTATTATTAGAACTGGATCGTGGTTTGAATGTTCCAGAGAGGTTTTTTGAAGggatgaaagaaattgaagttttgtcTCTAAAGGGAGGGTGTTTTTCATTGCAATCACTTCAATTCTCAACGAACCTTCAATCGTTGCTGTTGATGGAGTGTAAATGCAAGGACCTCATTTGGTTGAGAAAGCTGCAAAGACTTGAGATTCTTGGTTTTATAGGGCGCGACTCCAGTGAAGAATTACCTGGTGAAATGGGGGAGCTCAAGGAGTTGAGGTTGTTGGACGTGACAGGTTGTCGAAATCTAGGAAGGATTCCTGTGAATTTGATTGGAAGTTTGAAGAAGTTAGAAGAGCTGTTGATCGGGCGAAACAGCTTTAAGGAATGGGATGTCGTAGGGACAAGCAGGGGAGGAATGAATGCAAGCCTCACAGAGCTAAATTCGCTGTCTCATTTAGCTGTATTATCATTGAAGATACCGAAGGTTGAAAGCATTCCcagagattttgtttttcccaGGTTGCTCAAATATGATATAGTGTTAGGGATTGAGTTACTCTATAAAAAATACCCAACTGCAAAGACAAGATTATATTTGGGTGAAATCAACGCCACATCCTTAAATGCAAAGACATTCGAGCAGTTGTTTCCTACTGTGTCTCAAATTGTTTTCATGAGAGTGAAGGGTTTAAGAAATATAGTATTGTCCTCTGATCAGATGACCACCCATGGCCATGGGTCGCAAAAGGACCTCTTACAAAGATTAGAACATGTCAAAGTGGAAAAATGTGGGGATATTCGCACTCTGTTTCCAGCAAAATGGCGGCAAGctatgaaaaatctaaaaagtgtGGAAATTTATGAATGCGAATCATTGGAAGAGGTATTTGAATTGGGTGAGGCTGATGAAGGAACTAATTGGGTGAGGCTGCGGCTGCTGTCATCTTTAACAACGTTACAGCTGCACCGGTTACCTGAGCTCAAATGGATATGGAAGGGGCCCATTAAACATGTCAGCCTTCAAAGTCTTATTCATCTGGAGTTGTCGTTTCTTGACAAACTGACATTTATCTTCACGCCGTCACTCGCTCAAAGTCTTATTCATCTGGAAACACTACAGATAAAACATTGCGATGAATTGAAGCGTCTTATCAGAGAGAAGGATGACGAAGGGGAAATAATTCCAAAGTCTTTTTGCTTCCCAAGATTAAAAATTCTTcgtttaatttattgtattaaaCTTGAGTATGTCTTCCCTGTCTCCGTGTCTCTAAATCTTCAGAACCTGGAAGAGAtggagatttatttttatggcaATTTAAAGCAAGTATTTTACAGTGGAGAAGGAGAAGACATCATCGTCAAGTCTAAAATTAAAGATGGCATCATCAACTTCCCTCAGCTAAGAAAATTGTATCTTTCAAAGTGCAGCTTTTTTGGTCCAAAGGATTTTGCTGCCCAATTGCCTTCTTTGCAATGTCTAAGCATCTCTGGCCACGAAGACGGGGGTAATTTGTTCGCACAGCTTCGA ggatttatgaatttgaaagaaatatctATTGAAAACTTGGAAGGAGTACTAGATTTAATGCAAGTTGAACATTTGGTAACTAATAGAAGAGGGGGGCATGAATTGTCGCTCGTGAGTTTGGAAACATTACACTTGAACTTATTGCCAGACTTGAGGTGTATTTGGAAGGGTCTCGTGCCGAGCAATTTGACTACTTTGGAGGTGAAAAAGTGTGACAGACTGACACATGTATTCACAAACAGCATCATTGCTAGTCTAATTCAACTGAAATTTCTAGATATATCAAATTGCGAGGAATTGGAGCAAATTATTGCTAAGGATAATGACGATGAAAATGATCAAATATTGTCAGGAAGTGATCTCAAATCTTCATGCTTCCCTAATCTGTGTCGGCTTGAGATCAGAGGATGCAACAAGTTGAAGAGTCTCTTCCCAGTAGCCATGGCTTCAGGTCTCAAAAAGCTCCAAATACTTAGAGTAAGAGAATCCCCTCAATTATTGGGAGTATTTGGGCAGGGTGATCATGCTTCAACTGTGAATGTTGAGAAGGAGATGATGCTCCCTGATCTGCAGGAGTTGTTGCTTGTACAATTACCAAGTATTTCCTGCTTCAGTCATGGATGTTATGATTTCTTGTTCCCTCATTTGCGGAAGTTGGAGGTGGATGGATGCCCAAAGCTGACCACAACATTTGCTACTACATCAAATGACTCAATAAGTGCTCAATCAGAG gggtttatgaatttgaaaaaaatatctattggaAACATGAAAGGAGTACAAGATTTAATGCAAGTTGGACGTTTGGTAACTAAAAGAAGAAGGGGGCATGAACTTTCGCTCGTGAGTTTGGAAACATTACACTTGAACTTATTGCCTGACATGAGGTGTATATGGAAGGGTCTCGTGCCGAGCAATTTGACTACTTTGAAGGTGAAAAAGTGTGACAGACTGACACATGCATTCACAAACAGCATGATTGCTAGTCTAATTCAACTGAAATTTCTAGATATATCAAATTGTGAGGAATTGGAGCAAATTATTGCTAAGGATAATGACGATGAAAATGATCAAATATTGTCAGGAAGTGATCTCCAATCTTCATGCTTCCCTAATCTGTGTCGGCTTGAGATCAGAGGATGCAACAAGTTGAAGAGTCTCTTCCCAGTAGCCATGGCTTCAGGTCTCAAAAAGCTCCGAATACTTAGAGTAAGAGAATCCTCTCAATTATTGGGAGTATTTGGGCAGGGTGATCATGCTTTGACTGTTAATGTTGAGGAGGAGATAGTGCTCCCTGATCTGCAGGAGTTGTTGCTTGTACAATTACCAAGTATTTCCTGCTTTAGTCCTGGatgttataatttctttttcccttgtttgTCAATTTTGAGGGTTTGTCAATGTCCAAAGCTGACCACAGAATCTGCTACTACATCAAATGACTCAATGAGTGCTCAATCAGAG gggtttatgaatttgaaaaaaatatctattgcAAACTTGAAAGGAGTACAAGATTTAATGCAAGTTGGACGTTTGGTAACTAATAGAAGAAGCAGGCATGAACTATCGCTCGTGAGTTTGGAAACATTAAACTTGAACTTATTGCCTGACATGAGGTGTATATGGAAGGGTCTCGTGCCGAGCAATTTGACTACTTTGAAGGTGAAAAAGTGTGACAGACTAACACATGTATTCACAAACAGCATGATTGCTAGTCTAATTCAACTGAAATTTCTAGATATATCAAATTGTGAGGAATTGGAGCAAATTATTGCTAaggataatgatgatgaaaaggaTCAGATATTGTCAGGAAGTGATCTCCAATCTTCATGCTTCCCTAATCTGTGTCGACTTGAGATCAGAGGATGCAACAAGTTGAAGAGTCTCTTCCCAGTAGCCATGGCTTCAAGTCTCAAAAAGCTTCGAATACTTAGAGTAAGAGAATCCCCTCAATTATTGGGAGTATTTGGGCAGGGTGATCATGCTTCAGCTGTCAATGTTGAGAAGGAGATGGTGCTCCCTGATCTGCAGGAGTTGTTGCTTGTACAATTACCAAGTATTTCCTGCTTCAGTCATGGATGTTATGATTTCATATTCCCTTGTTTGTTGATGTTGGAGGTGCGTCAATGTCCAAAGCTGACCACAAAATTTGCTACTACATCAAATGGTTCAATGAGTGCTCAATCAGAG GTATCTCAAGTAGCTGAGGGTTCAAGCACTGGTTGCTCCGTGCCAACCAGCACTTGTAGAAACTGGACCCGAAATAAAGGGTGggaagagaaagaggaagagGATGGAGTTGGTCATGATGATTGA